The genomic region GCGGAACGATTCTACGTCCGTAATCTGGCCTTTCAGGTCCTGAGCACGCTGGTAGGCGGCGTCGCGAGTAGCGTCGGTGGCCACAATGGCTTTCTGTACAGCTGCTACCTGGTAGGTCTGGTTGGTTTTGGGCTGGGTTATTTTGATGATGTGGTAGCCAAACGAGGTTTCTACCGGCGCGGGTAGCAAGCCTTTCGAGTTGGTACCAAATACGGCCTTTTCAAACTCGGGTACCATACGGCCTTGCGAGAACCAGCCTAGGTCGCCGCCGGTGGCAGTGGTACCATCGGTGCCGTACTGGCGGGCCATAGCGGCAAAGTCGGCGCCGCCTTTTATTTTGTTCAGGATGTCCTGGGCTTTGGCCTTGGCAGCAGCTTTGGCTTCGGGAGTAGTGCCTTCTGGTTTGATGAGGATGTGGCTGGCACGGGCAGCAGCCTGCTCACCTTTCTTTTCGCCGGTTACTTTGAATAGCGAGTACACGCCATTCTCAGCGTAGGGGCCGTACACTTGCCCTACCGTGAGGGGTAGGTTTTCGCGCAGTTTCTCGGGCAGGTCGGCGGGTGAGAGGTAGGCGCCATTATAGGGCTGCTCCGAATTCAGCTTCACAAACAACGAGTCGTTGGGTGCACTCTGAAACTGAGTAGCCAGTTGGTCGATGGTGCTACGCACGGCGCTGCTGTCTTCCACCGAAGCTGCCACCGGAATGGTCACGTACTCAATGCTGCGTCCCTGCTCTACCTTGTAGCGGCTCTTGTGCTTGTCGAGGTAGGCCTGCAACTCCGCGTCCGTTACCTTCACCGACGAGTCGGATACGGTGTAGTAGGGCACCAGCAGGTAGCGGGCGTTGGCGGTAGTAGCTTGGTTGGTGAGGTAGTTCTTGGCCTCCGCGCTGGTCACGTAGGTCGAGAACTTCATCAGGTTATTGTACTTGTTGGCCATGCGCTCAATGGGCAGGTTGGCTTCGAAGTTTTCGAAGGCAGCGCGGGCCTGTGGAGGCAGCTTGTCGAGGTTGCGCAGATAGTCAAGCAGCTTGGCGCGGTCGAATTGACCGGTCTGCGGGTCGGTGAAAGCTTGGCGAATGCTGGGGCTAATGTTTTTACCCTGCACCATATCCACTACCTCATCATCCGATACTTTCAGCCCCAGCTTTTCAAACTCCTTTTGAAAGGCAATGCGGTAGATAGTCAGGTTCCAGGCCTGGTCGCGCAGGTAGCCCATCACTTGCTCGTCGGCGGGGCGACCTTGCTGGGCGGCAAAAGCCTCTTTTTGCTGTTCCAGCGTGTTCTGAAACTCGGCTAGCTCTACTTTCTCGCCAGCTACCTCGCCCACAGTTGTATCGTTGCTGCTGAACAAACGGTTGTTTCCGCCTATTAGGTCGCCGCCCACGATGAAGAGCAGCATACCGATGGCCACCGTGCCAACGGCCCAGCCGGATTTTTCCCGAATCGTGTTAATTAAAGCCATTTACTTGAAAAAAAGCACCGTATAAAAAAGGAGAAGGAAGCGCAAAATAACCAGAATCCGCCCGACATTCAAAGCTGCCTGCTAGTGGTAGGGTAGGAAAGGCGTATTTCGATGATATTCAGTATCGTAAATACCCTCTTTGCTGGCAAAAAAGAAGCAGCCTTACTTACGCCGCTTGCTTTTTGACTTACTCGCAACTGACTTTGCGCCGACTTTAGCAGCGGTGCCCGGGCGGGTAGCCGGCGTGTCTTTGGTAGCGGCCTTATCGTCCAATCCTAAGTAGCGAAACCACATCACGCACACAAACGACACCATGTATAACTCGTAGTTTTTACCGATGCTGTTTTGCAGAATGGTCTGGTACACAGCAATGATAAATGACACTACGGCCACCGAAAACAAAACTGTTCGTCCCAGCGACTTATCAAATCGAAAGGCCATAACTTAGGGGGTAGTCGTCTCGGTGATATTGCTGAATATACCAGTCACACGCTTCAACTTATAACGAGAAAAATTTTGATCGGCTTCCAAGCCGTAGCCGTCTACCTTTTCCGTCGGCGTTTCGATGTGTACAAACATCTCGGGCTGCGTATAGATCAGCAACCGCTGCTGATCGTAGAACAGTTCTTCCGTTTGCAAAGTCTGTTGCTTGGGTTCGTTTTTTACCCGCACGTGGCCGCGTAAGGAATAGACACCTTTGCTCTTTTCCTGCTTGCCGTAGTCGCCGCTGATGGTGTTGACTACCGTTTGGCCGTCCTTGCTATAAAATAGCAGCTTCACGCCTTTCGGGTAAATCACATCGCCCGACTCAAACTGTTGCTGCAACGGTGAAGTCAGCTTTACCTGAAGCTTGGCCGAGTCGCTAACGAAGGTCAGAACGTTGGTAGTTTCCATAATAGGACCCTCGTACTTGACCTTCTTTGTTGGATCAGCTTCTTGCTTCTGACAACCAACCAAGGCGAGCCCCACCCCTATCCAAATACGTAACTCTCGCATGTTCTTCTCCTTCCCCTACCTTACTCAATACGCCGTTTGATAAACCAGCGGTTGTTGAGCGAAACTCCAACCTGCATCCGGATATAATTTTCCTTTACGTTGCCGCTGGGGCTATCAATAGTTACGTTGTTGTTGCCGCGCTGCCCATAGGTAAAGGCCAAACTCAGGGTAGTAGCATCCAGCGGTGTAGCGCCGGGTATCGGGAAGCCAAAGCCCCAACTTACGGCCCGGTCGTAGAGACGCTGACCACCGGGACGGTAGGGAACCTCCGCGAGGCTGATGCCGGCCCGATACACCACGCGCTTAAAGTAGTTGTCGACGTTAGTGGGGTCTGGCGCCCACTCGCCGCCTAGTCCTACCCGATATGTGTCGCTCAGCGGCACGTTGGCAGCGCTGGTTACGCCCGCCAGCGTTGGCACTTGAAAGCGCGACCATTGCTGCCGGGCCAGGTCTAGGCTGGTACTCCAGTTGCGGTTGTTATCGAGGCTGATGCCGAACTGTGCTAGGGTAGGCACACGGGCTTCGCCTTTCTGACCGCTCACCAATACAATGCTGGTGTTAGCAATAGGCGCGCCGGTCAACGTGCGCTGCTCCTGCGTCACATCGTACGTGCCGTTCAGGTTGGACTGAAAGCCATATACGGCTGCCAGGTTGTAGTTGAGCTTGTCCGTTAGCTTGCTGCGGTAGTGTGCACCAGCTCGGAAAATAAAATCTGAATAGCGGACGTGCTCTAGGCGCACAGTGCTCTGTGCGTTTGAATTGTCGCCGGAGGTTATAACCGTGGTGCCGGAAGTAGCGTCGATAGTGCCAAATACATAAGAGGCCGTGCCCCCTACTGTCAGGCCTTTCGCCAGACGGAAGGCGTGCGCCATATACGCCTCCGACAGCCCACCATCACCTGTAAAGCGGTTGATGGATTGCGCGTTGGGGTCGCCCGCTACGCTGTTGCTTGTGGTGCTCTCGTAGTCGACGGCCGTATAGGGCCGCAAGCCGGCCGCCGCTGCCCAGCGCTTGGAGATGGGAAAAGCCAGTGCCAGGTAACCTAGCGTGCCGCTACCATCGCGCTGCGAATTGGTGCGGTTGCTGATGGTTTTGAACTGCCCGGTTACGGCTACCTCGTAGGTAGTGCGAGAGGTGTAGTACACCAGAGCCGGGTTCAGCTCATTCACATTGGTACCGTTGGGCGCGGCCAGCCCTACCCCTCCCATTGCCATTTGCCGGACTCCACCCGTGTTGATATAGGCGTCGCCCAGACCCAGGCGCGAATAAGGCGAGTTTCCCAGACCTTGTGCATGCGTTTGTGCAGCGCTCAGCCACCCTAGCAGCGACAACCCGGCCAGGCCGGCAAATTTAGTTTTCAACATTATGCACTAATATTCGATGGAGCCCAAGTAGCACAAGCTCCGGAATGGCAAAGATATAGCCTTTCAGCCGTGGTTGAAAAAAACCGGCATCACCACCTGTTAGCAACACTGCTAACCCAGGATATTGGGCACGGTAGGTATCAATGAGGCCGTTCACCTCGGCGGCAGCCCCGTTTAGCACGCCGCTCCGAATAGCCGACTGCGTATCGTCTCCAATCAAGGGTACGGCCACCGAGGGAGCGTTGGGCACTTCCAGTAACGGCAGGCGGCCCGTAAACGTATGCAGCGCCTGAAACCGCAGCCGCAGCCCTGGCCCAATGCTTCCCCCCCGAAAGGTGTGGCCACCCTCTACAAAGTCGCACTTAATGGCAGTGCCAGCATCAATCACCAGTACATCCTGCTTGGGGTGCAGCCACGCTGCCCCTACTGCTGCGGCTAGCCGGTCGGCGCCTAATGTGTGAGGCGTAGCGTAGCCATTGCGCAATGGGAGTGGTGTGGTAGCAGGTGCCAGCTCTAGCACGTGCCCCGGTATAAGTGGTCGGAGCGCAGCGGCCCAGTCAGTAGTAGGCTCTGCCACCGAGGCTACAATAGCATGAGTAGGCTGATGCAGTTGCACCAATGCTAACACTTCGGCCAACGTTTGTCCCGTCGCCCGATACCGCAACTCATTGCCCTCAAAGTACCCGTACTTCACGGCCGTGTTGCCAATATCGAGGGTAGCGGTACACATGGAGGTGAAATAGTAAGCGGTGAAATAGTGAGCAGTGAAATGGTGAGTTGATATTCCGTTACAGGGACGAATCGCGCAAACGGAATCAGTAGAACATCAAACTCATCATTTCACAATCTCACAACTCACCTCTAAGAGCCCCGCTGTTGTCAGGGGGTTGCGTGCTACATAAAGTATTTCAGGCGGATAACCTCTTTTTCCGTCAGGAAGCGCCACTTGCTGCGGGGCAGGTCCTTTTTGGTGAGGCCAGCGTACTGCACGCGGTCCAGCGTGACTACCTCGTAGCCTAGGTGTTCAAAGATGCGGCGCACAATGCGGTTACGCCCCGTGTGTAGCTCAATGCCAACAAAATGTGCATTGCCGGCTACCACGGCTACATCGTCTACCTCTGCTTTGCCATCTTCCAGCTCCAGGCCTTCTGAAATGCTGCGCAGGTCAGCTTCCGTAAGTGGCTTGTCCAGTTCTACCTGATAAATCTTCTTGTTCTTGTTGGAAGGGTGCGAAAGCTTCTGCGCTACTTCACCGTCGTTGGTGAAAAGCAGCAGACCCGTCGTGTTGCGGTCGAGGCGGCCTACTGGGAAAATGCGTTCCTTGGAAGCACCTGCCACCAGATCCATTACCGTTTTACGGCCTTCCGGGTCATCGGTGGTGGTGATGAAATCCTTGGGCTTGTTCAGCAGCACGTACACCAGCTTCTCGCGGTTGAGGTTGGTTTTGCCGTACTGCACCGTATCCGATGGCTGCACCTGGTAGCCCATTTCGGTTACTACCTCTCCATTCACCCGAATTTCGCCAGCAGCAATCAGCGCATCGGCTTCCCGGCGCGAGCAGATGCCCGCGTTGGCGATGTAGCGGTTCAACCGAATTAACTCCGCCCCAAACTCCTCCTCGTTGCGACGGCGCTTGTTACCACGGTTCGGGTCCTTTTCGTAGTGTTTCAGGTTTTTGTAGTCGGGTGCTTGACCAGCTACTTCGCCGCGCTTTAATTTACCAGCACGGTGCGCATTGGCATCGGGCGCAGACTTTTTATCGGTGGCAGTGTCACTACGACGCTCACGCGTTTCGTAGGCGCGGTTAGCCCGCGTCTCGCTAAAGCTGCGGCTACCTCCCCCAAAGTTACGTTCTGCCCGATCACCATATGACGGACGACCTTCGCGCTGCCTACCGAAGTCACGCTTGCCGAAATCACCCGTTGATTTTCGTTCGCCGTAGCCACTCCGATTGTCGCGGCGGTCTTCGCCACCGCGCTCAAACGCACGGGTAGGCCGCTCACCACGCGTATTGCCCTCTTCAGGCTTGCCGCGGTAGTCGAACGGACGTGCTGCCCGGATGGGACGGTCAGTTCCCGTTGCCTCGTTGCGCTCAGGGCGGGTAGGCGCTTCCGGCTGTGGCCGGTAAGCAGAAGCTTCCGCATTGGGGTTCACCTTCTGAAACTTACGGTTTCGCTCACCCGGCGCGCCGCGTGGTACCGTAGGTTTACCTTCCTGACGATAGGGCTGGCCACTCCAGGTTTCTCTTGATTCGTAGGCGCGCACGGGCCGGTTGTCGGGCTGCTCCCGCTGGCTGTAGCCCTCATTGCGGCTGCTGCCAGCGCGGCGGTCATTACCACCGAAATTTCGGTCTGTGCCAGCGCGGCGGTCGGCACCGCCAAAATCTCTACCCCCACCCGGGCGCCGGTCATTACCACCAAAGCCACGGCCACCGCTGTTGCGGTCTTCCCCGAAGCTACGGTTGCCAAAGTCCCGGCTGCCACCAGGGCGGCTACCCTGCCCCTGTGGCCGTCCAAAGGATGGACGAGAAGTAAAGCCTTCGCCCCGACGCTCATTGTCCCGGCCGAAGCTATTACCAGTAGGGCGGTCGTTGCGACGCGGTTTTGCATCGCGGCCGCCCTCCCTGTTATTGTCGTTGAAAGAAGTGCGACCACGACGGCCGGCGGGTTCATCGGAGAAGTGTTTCTTGCCCATAGTTGCAAGGATTAGCGCCGTATCGCTACGGTGCGACATGAAAAAATCAATAGTTGATAGTAAACTGAGACTCCCAACACCTAGCCTCAGAAAACAGTGCCCGGACCGGCGGTCGGGCGCTTTGCAGCTTCCAACCAACCCGCCCGGGCACATTCAAATCGTCGGCTACCGTTAGTCGCGGCGAGCCATTTTTGCTTCAATCGAGTGCTGCGTGTGCGGCACAGCACGCAGGCGTTCTTTCGGAATCAGCTTGCCTGTACCGATACACACACCGTACGTACCGTTCTTGATACGGATCAGTGCGTTTTCCAGCTGCTGAATAAACTTCATCTGGCGCGAAGCCAATTGGTTTAAGCTTTCCTTCTCGGCAGTATCAGCGCCGTCTTCCAGTACCTTCGACGATGACGCCGTGTTATCGGTACCCGAATCGTTGCGCCGGCTCAGGGTTTCCTTAATAAAGCTCACTTCTTTCCGAGCAGCAGTTAGCTTATCCTGAATAATCTGCTCGAACTCAGCTAGCTCTTCCCTGGAATAGCGTAGGTTGTCGTCACTCATGTTGGGCAGGGAAAATATGATAAAGGGGTGATTGATTGCCTACCAGCATAGCCTTCTCGGTCATTTACTGGAATAGCCGGTCAACAGCAGCTTCTATAAATAAGTTTATAAGGCACTGTGTAGGGTTATATCCAGCCAATCAGCCGACGCTGCGCAAGGCTTTTCGGCCGCAAAGCTACGTCTTTGTCAATTAATTAGCTAACCTGCTTTTCCCTTCCTACCCCACCTAGTGTCTGCTTTTCAGAAGCCTAGCATATGAATGGCAGCCACGGCGCCTTCTACCCCTTTATTGCCGTGCTTGCCACCGGCCCGATCCCACGCTTGCTCCAGGGTATTGGTGGTAACCAACCCAAAGATGACGGGTTTATTAAACTTCAATCCCACGTTGGTGATGCCTTGTGCCACAGCATGGCATATATAGTCATCGTGCTTCGTTTCACCTTTGATAACCACCCCTAGGCAAATCACTGCATCTATTTCCTCGTGCTGAGCTAGTAGTTGGGCACCCAATGTCAACTCGAAGCTACCTGGTACGGTGTTGCGGTAGATGTTTTCCTCTTTTGCTCCGTGTTTGAGCAAGGTTTCATATGCGCCTTGCGCTAGTGTATCCGTGATTTCACGATTCCACTCGGCTACTACCAAGCCAAACCGCTTATCACTGATATCGATGAAGTGGTCAGAAGTGTAGTCGCTGAGGTTTTTGAGAGCAGTTGCCATGTAGCGCAGAGTTTAAAGATGTAGAGGTTTTGTAGTTGTGCAGAGTAGGGAGTAGCAGTTGCTACCCGTATTCATAAAAAAAGGACGGTACCGGACCGTCCTTTTTTGTAGTAGTTGCTGAAACAGCGAAACCAAC from Hymenobacter aerilatus harbors:
- a CDS encoding peptidylprolyl isomerase, with amino-acid sequence MALINTIREKSGWAVGTVAIGMLLFIVGGDLIGGNNRLFSSNDTTVGEVAGEKVELAEFQNTLEQQKEAFAAQQGRPADEQVMGYLRDQAWNLTIYRIAFQKEFEKLGLKVSDDEVVDMVQGKNISPSIRQAFTDPQTGQFDRAKLLDYLRNLDKLPPQARAAFENFEANLPIERMANKYNNLMKFSTYVTSAEAKNYLTNQATTANARYLLVPYYTVSDSSVKVTDAELQAYLDKHKSRYKVEQGRSIEYVTIPVAASVEDSSAVRSTIDQLATQFQSAPNDSLFVKLNSEQPYNGAYLSPADLPEKLRENLPLTVGQVYGPYAENGVYSLFKVTGEKKGEQAAARASHILIKPEGTTPEAKAAAKAKAQDILNKIKGGADFAAMARQYGTDGTTATGGDLGWFSQGRMVPEFEKAVFGTNSKGLLPAPVETSFGYHIIKITQPKTNQTYQVAAVQKAIVATDATRDAAYQRAQDLKGQITDVESFRKAIAADKSLQKQEAQGIGSADRNVNNLQNARDLVRWAYYSNNGKATKVGDVSDVLEVGDQYVVAVLTGTRDKGTADIASIRPELTAQVRNDMKAEQIMNKLKGKTGTLEQLAAAYGPSAQVKTADNVVLGSGVLPGLGAEPVAVGKIFGLKVGQKSAPVQGEQGVLIVEPTAINTPTEAGDVAATRKQLTEQRTARADGLLYEAVKANANVKDERVKFPNL
- the lptC gene encoding LPS export ABC transporter periplasmic protein LptC, whose protein sequence is MRELRIWIGVGLALVGCQKQEADPTKKVKYEGPIMETTNVLTFVSDSAKLQVKLTSPLQQQFESGDVIYPKGVKLLFYSKDGQTVVNTISGDYGKQEKSKGVYSLRGHVRVKNEPKQQTLQTEELFYDQQRLLIYTQPEMFVHIETPTEKVDGYGLEADQNFSRYKLKRVTGIFSNITETTTP
- a CDS encoding OmpP1/FadL family transporter, with protein sequence MLKTKFAGLAGLSLLGWLSAAQTHAQGLGNSPYSRLGLGDAYINTGGVRQMAMGGVGLAAPNGTNVNELNPALVYYTSRTTYEVAVTGQFKTISNRTNSQRDGSGTLGYLALAFPISKRWAAAAGLRPYTAVDYESTTSNSVAGDPNAQSINRFTGDGGLSEAYMAHAFRLAKGLTVGGTASYVFGTIDATSGTTVITSGDNSNAQSTVRLEHVRYSDFIFRAGAHYRSKLTDKLNYNLAAVYGFQSNLNGTYDVTQEQRTLTGAPIANTSIVLVSGQKGEARVPTLAQFGISLDNNRNWSTSLDLARQQWSRFQVPTLAGVTSAANVPLSDTYRVGLGGEWAPDPTNVDNYFKRVVYRAGISLAEVPYRPGGQRLYDRAVSWGFGFPIPGATPLDATTLSLAFTYGQRGNNNVTIDSPSGNVKENYIRMQVGVSLNNRWFIKRRIE
- a CDS encoding type III pantothenate kinase encodes the protein MCTATLDIGNTAVKYGYFEGNELRYRATGQTLAEVLALVQLHQPTHAIVASVAEPTTDWAAALRPLIPGHVLELAPATTPLPLRNGYATPHTLGADRLAAAVGAAWLHPKQDVLVIDAGTAIKCDFVEGGHTFRGGSIGPGLRLRFQALHTFTGRLPLLEVPNAPSVAVPLIGDDTQSAIRSGVLNGAAAEVNGLIDTYRAQYPGLAVLLTGGDAGFFQPRLKGYIFAIPELVLLGLHRILVHNVEN
- a CDS encoding pseudouridine synthase — translated: MGKKHFSDEPAGRRGRTSFNDNNREGGRDAKPRRNDRPTGNSFGRDNERRGEGFTSRPSFGRPQGQGSRPGGSRDFGNRSFGEDRNSGGRGFGGNDRRPGGGRDFGGADRRAGTDRNFGGNDRRAGSSRNEGYSQREQPDNRPVRAYESRETWSGQPYRQEGKPTVPRGAPGERNRKFQKVNPNAEASAYRPQPEAPTRPERNEATGTDRPIRAARPFDYRGKPEEGNTRGERPTRAFERGGEDRRDNRSGYGERKSTGDFGKRDFGRQREGRPSYGDRAERNFGGGSRSFSETRANRAYETRERRSDTATDKKSAPDANAHRAGKLKRGEVAGQAPDYKNLKHYEKDPNRGNKRRRNEEEFGAELIRLNRYIANAGICSRREADALIAAGEIRVNGEVVTEMGYQVQPSDTVQYGKTNLNREKLVYVLLNKPKDFITTTDDPEGRKTVMDLVAGASKERIFPVGRLDRNTTGLLLFTNDGEVAQKLSHPSNKNKKIYQVELDKPLTEADLRSISEGLELEDGKAEVDDVAVVAGNAHFVGIELHTGRNRIVRRIFEHLGYEVVTLDRVQYAGLTKKDLPRSKWRFLTEKEVIRLKYFM
- a CDS encoding TraR/DksA family transcriptional regulator codes for the protein MSDDNLRYSREELAEFEQIIQDKLTAARKEVSFIKETLSRRNDSGTDNTASSSKVLEDGADTAEKESLNQLASRQMKFIQQLENALIRIKNGTYGVCIGTGKLIPKERLRAVPHTQHSIEAKMARRD
- the ribH gene encoding 6,7-dimethyl-8-ribityllumazine synthase, giving the protein MATALKNLSDYTSDHFIDISDKRFGLVVAEWNREITDTLAQGAYETLLKHGAKEENIYRNTVPGSFELTLGAQLLAQHEEIDAVICLGVVIKGETKHDDYICHAVAQGITNVGLKFNKPVIFGLVTTNTLEQAWDRAGGKHGNKGVEGAVAAIHMLGF